One region of bacterium genomic DNA includes:
- the rpsP gene encoding 30S ribosomal protein S16 has translation MAVHIRLKRGGQKRQPHYRIVVSDSRNARDGKFIEIIGYYNPITEVAEVEFNKERLEYWLSRGAQPTDTIKSLLKKKGVWAAIIASARNLAKADTIEKQVKPKVEKVKAEAPVVEVEPEPVEEVSEEPEIEENQETEEQES, from the coding sequence TTGGCGGTCCATATAAGATTAAAGAGGGGTGGACAGAAAAGGCAACCCCATTATCGGATCGTGGTTTCAGATTCTCGTAATGCAAGAGACGGTAAGTTTATCGAGATTATTGGTTATTATAATCCGATAACAGAGGTTGCAGAGGTCGAATTTAACAAAGAGCGGCTCGAATATTGGCTTTCGCGCGGCGCACAGCCCACCGATACAATTAAAAGCCTTTTGAAGAAGAAGGGTGTGTGGGCGGCGATTATCGCTTCGGCGCGGAATCTCGCCAAAGCCGACACTATCGAAAAGCAAGTAAAACCGAAGGTAGAGAAGGTTAAAGCGGAAGCCCCTGTTGTCGAGGTCGAGCCCGAACCGGTCGAGGAAGTTTCCGAGGAACCCGAGATCGAAGAAAACCAGGAAACCGAAGAGCAAGAGAGTTAG
- the ffh gene encoding signal recognition particle protein, giving the protein MFEQLTEKIEQVFKGLTSRGRLTEDNIRDALKEVRRALLSADVNFKVAKKFINNVQEKAIGEEVLSSITPGQLVVKIVHNELVDFLGGKARDIDLPYKTPTTIMMVGLQGSGKTTTSGKLGKFFEKRGFNPLLVACDIHRPAAARQLEIVGQDSGFPTVVFKEGETPLDVAKRAAHYARQNGKNLLILDTAGRLHIDEEMMAEADDLRRGMDPDLVLLVLDAMTGQEAVTVGEAFSEQLAVDGFVLSKLDGDARGGAALSLREVTGKPILFVGVGEKADALEKFHPDRMAGRILGMGDVVSLVEKAQASFDEEKARKLEKKLRKNEFNLDDFREQLAQLKKMGPLEDILSMIPGLKKNMLSGLKIDEKATARIEAIISSMTPIERATPSIIDGSRRKRIAAGSGNSVQEINRLLKQFFEMKKMFKRMKKGKMPSFPMTGF; this is encoded by the coding sequence ATGTTTGAGCAACTTACAGAGAAAATCGAACAGGTATTCAAAGGATTGACATCCCGCGGACGCCTGACTGAAGATAATATACGCGACGCGCTTAAAGAAGTCCGCAGGGCTTTGCTTTCAGCAGATGTTAATTTTAAAGTCGCAAAAAAGTTCATTAACAACGTTCAAGAAAAAGCTATCGGTGAAGAGGTTTTATCCTCGATAACGCCCGGGCAATTGGTTGTAAAAATAGTTCACAATGAACTTGTGGATTTTCTGGGCGGAAAAGCGCGCGATATCGATTTGCCATATAAGACACCTACCACAATAATGATGGTGGGTCTTCAGGGATCTGGAAAAACGACAACCTCTGGCAAACTCGGGAAGTTTTTCGAGAAGCGCGGTTTTAACCCGTTGCTTGTCGCTTGCGATATACATAGACCAGCAGCGGCTCGGCAACTGGAGATCGTCGGCCAAGACTCTGGATTCCCGACTGTGGTTTTTAAAGAGGGTGAAACGCCACTCGATGTCGCGAAAAGGGCAGCGCATTATGCCAGGCAAAATGGCAAAAATCTGCTTATCCTCGACACAGCCGGAAGGCTTCATATCGATGAAGAAATGATGGCCGAGGCGGACGATCTCAGACGCGGAATGGATCCCGACCTTGTCCTGCTTGTTCTGGATGCTATGACGGGTCAAGAAGCTGTAACAGTTGGAGAGGCTTTTTCGGAGCAACTGGCTGTTGATGGATTTGTTCTTTCCAAACTCGATGGTGATGCACGCGGTGGCGCAGCGCTTAGCCTTCGCGAAGTGACAGGTAAACCGATACTGTTTGTTGGGGTTGGCGAAAAAGCCGACGCTTTAGAAAAGTTTCATCCCGACAGAATGGCCGGTCGAATACTCGGTATGGGCGATGTCGTGTCGTTAGTTGAGAAAGCACAGGCTTCGTTTGATGAGGAAAAGGCGCGAAAGCTTGAGAAGAAGCTCCGAAAAAACGAGTTCAACCTCGACGATTTCCGCGAGCAGTTGGCTCAACTGAAGAAGATGGGGCCCCTGGAGGATATTCTTTCCATGATACCCGGACTTAAAAAGAATATGCTGTCCGGTTTGAAAATAGATGAAAAGGCTACAGCGCGTATCGAAGCTATTATTAGTAGTATGACTCCGATCGAGAGAGCGACCCCATCGATAATAGACGGTAGCCGAAGGAAGCGAATAGCCGCAGGTAGCGGCAATTCGGTGCAAGAGATAAATAGACTGCTCAAGCAGTTTTTTGAAATGAAAAAGATGTTCAAGCGGATGAAAAAGGGCAAAATGCCCTCTTTCCCGATGACAGGATTTTAA